Proteins encoded together in one Desulfobulbaceae bacterium DB1 window:
- a CDS encoding universal stress protein has translation MIVVKNEEEGVMQVKKILVPIDFSENANRVIEYGAFAAKTFGAEMEAIFVAQTFQDYSEFFEPHMPIIQFEEDLVAGAKERMTTFLKENLDASVICKGVVLSGDISETIIEYVKQHHVDLVVMGTHGYKGLEKVLFGSIAEKVVKMSPCPVLTINPYR, from the coding sequence ATGATCGTCGTCAAAAATGAAGAGGAGGGTGTCATGCAGGTAAAGAAAATTCTTGTTCCCATTGATTTTTCGGAAAACGCCAACCGCGTCATCGAGTACGGGGCATTTGCGGCAAAGACGTTTGGGGCGGAAATGGAGGCGATATTCGTAGCCCAGACCTTTCAGGATTATTCCGAATTTTTTGAGCCCCACATGCCCATTATTCAGTTTGAAGAGGATCTTGTTGCCGGCGCCAAGGAAAGAATGACGACGTTTTTAAAGGAAAACCTGGATGCCTCCGTCATCTGTAAAGGGGTGGTGCTTTCCGGCGATATCTCCGAAACCATTATTGAATATGTCAAGCAGCACCATGTCGATTTGGTTGTCATGGGAACGCACGGGTACAAGGGGTTGGAAAAAGTTTTGTTCGGCAGCATCGCGGAAAAGGTGGTGAAGATGTCGCCCTGTCCGGTCTTGACCATTAACCCTTACAGGTAG